The Pogona vitticeps strain Pit_001003342236 chromosome 7, PviZW2.1, whole genome shotgun sequence genome segment TGTGCAGAACAGGTACATCAGCAAGAGAACTCCCTCAGCAGCTTTGATAACCTTGGTGTTCCTGTCCTTTTTGGTTTCGTGGCTGTTATGCAGGGAGAACTGATCACCTTCTATTACTACTGGAAGAAAACCCCTGAAGCGGCAAGTTCCCGGGCTCACCGCCGGCATCGAAGGCAGGCGGTGTTTCGGAGAATTAAGACCCGGACGGCTTCCACGCCGGTTAACACTCCCTCCAGACCCCCATCCAGCGAATTCTGTAAGTAGGAAGCGAGCAGTGGCCCATCTATCTCTGTTCAGATGCGTTGGGGCTGAAACAGACGGGAATCGCCCTCTGCCTCCAATTGAAATGCAGCCGGGAAAATGAGACCTCGCCTGTGCTTCAGCTCCCCATTCATTATCCTCCACGGTTGGCAGGTGTCTGGGATGGCTGAGCCATGGCTTTGGGgccttctttttgtttgttggtttgtttgttttgttttgtttatttcatttataccccgcctatctggtcattatgaccactctaggcggcttacaacacaaatataaaacaggtgtatatatataatattaaaaaaatagtttacacAACTAAGAAAATTTCTACAAGATGGCAAAAcgaaaaatcatattaaaaaaggaggggaaaggaattaggaattaactggaggggggaaggcctgcctaaacatccacgttttcagTTGATCTTTAAAATCaacttttttgggttttttttgcccaGGACAGGAAATTATGGAAGCTTTGCTTTCACTATCTGTCAAGGCTATTATGTTTGCCCTAATGTCCATGGGAATACAGCACTCACTCCAGATCTGTTACCTGCTTGGAATGAAagcctgtcttttcttttcttttcttttcttttcttttcttttcttttcttttcttttcttttcttttcttttcttttcttttcttttcttttcttttcttttcttttcttttctttctttctttctttctttctttctttctttctttctttctttctttctttctttctttctttctttctttctttctttctttctttctttctttctttctttctttctttctttctttctttctttctttctttctttctttctttgcttgtttccttgcttgtttccttgcttgtttccttgtttgttttataaactTTTATGCTGCCCAATTAGAGCTGagcattactctgggtggtttacattacAGGAAACAATCGGTGTActatgtgggggaaaaaaagacattttttaaaaatccaaaataatcAAGAGAAAACAACTATGCGGAGAACTAAGCAAACCCAAACCATGGCAAGTATATACAACCCAGCATAATCAACCACAAACCACGTGGTATGATAATGGAAAGGGTGTGTCCCTGCCACTGTCTGGGTAACATCGGGGCTCTTCTGTGTGGCCCATGATTTGAAGAAGAGCAGCAGGAAGCCAGAGAATCCACTTCCCCAGAACCCTCTGCCTTTTAAACGATCCTCAGATCATGTTTCTAGCCATTGTGACTGTGGGGAACTTGTAGTCAGTTCAGAGGAGGTGGGATAGGCTTGTTGAAATCTCAGAAGGCAGTCAGACAGAGCAGGTAAGTGCTTGGGGATGGGGACAAGAGCAGTCGGTGTCCTggatacctccccccccccgactgtcCAAATATCTTATGCAAGACTACATCATTTCTGCAAAGCGAAGAGCTTAGATTTCCTTGGTTCAAAGGCATttttcttgtgaagcacggcccaTTTAGTTCCCTGTTTTCCGCTTCTCAGCAAAAAGCTCCCAGAATGTCGGACCTAAGATTTAGAAACAAATAAAGCcataaaataaagcagaaccacAAAAAAATACTAGGGGCACAGGTTTGAAAATACACACagcaaagaaataaggaaggGACTGAAACGAAGACTTTGGTCTGTATAAAAAGTTTGATCAGCAATGTCTGTCCGAAGatagggagggagagaacaaaatgCAGGTTTTAGGACAAGAAATGAATGACACAAGGCCTTAGAAGGTGCGACTGAGAAGGTCCTGCCGGTGGACCCTCCCAGTGTAGATCTTTACAGATGCGGACGGTGTCTAAGCATTCTGAAGGTTAACCCACGCTGCTCATGGGTTTAACGTTTTGGTCTGGAACCAAATTGGAAGGCACTATAGCCGGAAATGTGTATCATTAGGCATGCTCCCTCGTCTGGAGAAGTGTCCTGCCCTTGTGGATCACATCCACTGTAGAAGACAACTGGCCGTGGATGTCACAGAAGGGTTTTGTTTTGCCCTGTGAGTTCCATGAGTAAATGGGCCACCGATTATGCATAGGTTCTTGGCCGTTTCCCAGTCCCACTGCTGGCCATGACTGGCCCAGGGCAGATCTTGCAGCTGTTGTGGGACAGGCAAGGGGGCAAGGGGGGCTGTGGATTGGAGCCCACCTCCTCAGGTTCCTGAAGCGGTCTCCTCCTCTGGCCATTTCCCAGGGGAACGAACGAGGAAGGGCAGTCGTGAGCAAGGGGGCAAAAGAAGTGGGCCGCTTCCCCCCTTGCCTTTCTCCCTGCGCGCGGCCTTTGTATCTCTACCAGCTAAGATGAAACACGCCACGCATCTGAGGGAGCAAGTTCTAGCTCATGAAAGAGACGGCCTCAATAAATCTGGGAGTCCTTATGGGTGCCTTGAGATGCTTTCCCCCTTCGTTTCTCTAATGAATGGCTATGTGGTTGCTGCTGATGGCAGAgtaaaaatgtgaaagaaaggggaaaagtcCTGACTCATTGATTtgctcttctccctcctcttccccccacccccacccctccgccCTTGCGCACTCAGTGGATTTGAGTTCAGCCAGCGAAGATGATTTTGACAGCGAGGACAGTGAGCAGGAGCTGAAGGGCTACGCCTGTCGCCACTGCTTCACCACCAGTACGTACTTTTGATTCGCCTTCAAGTCTCCAgcagcctctctctccccccccccttttatcatCTTGCCTTAGGTCCCAGTCGCCAGTTTGCCAGCAGCTCTCCAGACCCCCTGCCGGTCTCAGACGAACTTGTCTGACAAAGGAGCCTtcctggactacatttcccagcatgcCCCAGCTGCcagatcctgggagttgtagtccagggcaGCCCATGTGGTTTCTAAGCTCTGGATTCAGACCTGTTTGCTTTCCTAGAGCTTGTTTCAGATGCTCcaatctcccccccacacacacacacaaacaacaccTACATTCCAGCCGTGAGCCTTACAACCACCTGGTAAAGCCAATGGGAAGCGCTGTTGTTGCTGGGGCTCTCGTTCAGAGCAGTATACACATGGGGGGGGCATTGTTCCGCTAGTTCTGAGGGTGCTAAATCCTCCTGCTGACGCCTCCTCCCTGATCACGCAGCCTCCAAGGACTGGCACCACGGCGGGCGGGAGAACATCTTGCTGTGTACCGACTGCCGTATCCACTTCAAGAAGTACGGGGAGCTCCCGCCCATCGAGAAGCCGGTGGACCCGCCGCCTTTCATGTTCAAGCCTGTcaaagaggaagaggatgggCTCAGCGGGAAGCATAGCATGAGGACAAGGCGGAGTAGAGGCTCGGTAAGCTGCCTAAAATCCTACGcttctgtttccccctcccctttttgggGCCTTCCAGAGGTTCTAGAGcaagtggttcccagccctgagtccccagaggttcttggactacaactcccaaaagccttagCCACGAGCTGCACTGGCCAggactgctgggagttgtagtcccacaacatctggggacccaagattgggagcccTGGTTTCTTAGACTCCAGCTCTCACTAACCCACATCAGTGGCTGTATTGATTAGGAATTGTCagctaaaacatctggaagggggTCAGTTGTCCCCCCCTCCCTTGTTTTAGGCAGGATGGAGCCTCCAAGCAGGAGGCTAAATATAATAAGCTTCCCTCCCCCCGAAGTGGGTACTATTTGGTGGTTGTTCTTTCTGCCACATTTCGGTGTGCTGCAATGAAAATGATCTTAAACTCTAAACCGAGAGGGTCCTGCTTCCACAACCAACACTAGTTCCCAACTAGTAATCTGCCACAGACTTTCTAAACAAAAGATGCTGCTGAAATCAAGCGAGCCTAGGAATCTTCTGCCTGAAAGCTGTGATATGTGTTGGCTGGCATAGCTGAGCTAAAAAGAGACTTCACCCCCTTGATTTGCAACCTTCAAAGTTGTTAATTCCATATGCATATTATGGTTATCCCATCACTCTGTAAATACTGTGAAATTATTTATAATGCACGCACATGCCGATTTAGACTCTAGCAATTAACGCAGGCTCTTGTGACCTTTTCCTGTCCTCTTGCCAAGAGACGACCTCCCCCATTACTACTAACCTTCAGTGCAACCCATCCACCTGTTACAAGAGCCAAGGGGGTAGAGAAATTCAAAGCACTTACTGAAAGAACACCTCGCTTTTTACAGAGTTAAGGCCACCATTCTGTCTAGCCcaggactgcatctcccacaaACCCTAGCCACACAGcaggtggtggaggcttctgagaACGGCAGTCCAAGAACCCCCCCAGGTGACCCGAGGCTGGGAACGACTGATCGAGCCCAATCGATCGAGTCCTGCTGGCTGGCCATGTCTCTTTTGGGGCTGTGGCACCCACCTGCCTTCTTAGCTCTTCTTAATCGAAAAGGCTGGAGATGGAAGCCGGGACCCATGGCCTGCAGCGTGGGCACTCCGCAGTCAGGCCACTCATCATAAGGCCCTCTTTACGTGGAATCTCTGCGCAGGGCTAGAGGAGGTGCATCCTTTGCGTGTACCCTGGAACTTTTCAGAAGGTCTGTATAGAGGCAGGTCTTCCCTCCGCAGTGACGTGGGCATGCAGCACGCCGTCCGTAGGAAAGGAAGACGAAGGAAAACTCTTGAGTCCACTTTCTCGTTAAAACTGATTAGTCGTCAGCCAGtgcatttttctcctcctttgccAACCTGGCCCCGTCTCTGTCGCATGAAGGCTCCTGCCAACCCTGGGTTGTGCTGACAGCTCTACAATTTCTATGATCTTTAGCAATCCAGACAGCTGCTGTGTTAGAAAAGGGGCAGATGAAATAAATGGTGCTCATGCTTGCTGTAGAAATCATCCTTGATACAACATGgaggcgattttttttttttttacattatgtcCTCCTCTTCCAGCCTGCTTTTTTCCAGGTAGATGCTCTTGGATTATTTCAGCCTCTTCTCCAGGGAAGACAGCTGTGCCATTGCGTTTAATAAAACGTTATAAGTCTTCAGTGTGCGTTAGCAGCCCTTAGCTTGAGAGAAATCTAAAAACAGGGGGTCCTTCCCGGAATGGCACATGTGCGTcagaaagaacacaaaacaagacaGCATTTTCACGTATCAGTTTTCCAGCAGACACTAATAATAACTCAGAACAAGAACGTGGCTGGGTTTGCTGCTTCTTGGCATGAAGAGAAGAGTCAGAACTAATTGTCTTCTAAAGCAAGGACTTGTCGGGATTTACCCGGTGGCTGCAGTTAGCACAGTTTACCTGCATCATGTGCAAGATGGTGCTACCAGCCCCACTCCTGTGACTTGTGTGATAGTAGGTAACATGTGGCCTTACAGATGTTGGTAGAAAGCCACTCTCTCTTCATCCTGCACCACGAGGAATGCttactagggctgatgggagttgcaatccagctaTGTAATAGAGTAGGACCATAGTATCTGTGGAGGATCAGTTTgaaacccaacacacacacacacatccccgcccagatgcaaaagaaatgtggaaatatCAAATGCCATGCTTTGcgtggtctctgcctccctctagtggccagttttggtaaattctcctagaaatatatataaatgcacatttctgtttttttttgttgttttttttttttaaatctagtattttcagccagcggGTAAGTGCATCAGCGGATGATCctgcaggtggtggtggggggttgtCTTTCAATACTGGCCAATGGACAGTAGAATCAgaaacatagaaaagtgaagttggaagaggccgacaaggccatcaagtacaaCCCTCCGAAGGGAGCTCATGGTGTTCTGATGGTCAGAGCCAGACTGGGGCAAATCTTGTGTAAccctgttgaaatcaatgggacctgTGATGCTTGTACCTAATTTGTCCCACTGATTCCTAGAGGACTGACGCGTCGCTCCTCTTGCTGGGCTCCAGCCACGATGTTTCGTTTTTGGAAGCTCAACCATAAACGAGGGCTCCCTTTGTCACGCTTTCCTGTATCCCTTTTTTCACACCAGCAGATGTCTGCACTACGAAGTGGCCGTAAAAAGCAACCCACCAGCCCCGATGGCAGAGCGTCCCCCATCAACGAAGACATCCGGTCCAGCGGCCGCAACTCTCCCAGCGCGGCCAGCACCTCCAGTAACGACAGCAAGGCCGATTCGGTGAAGAAGTCATCAAAAGTAAGTTGAAGGAGAGAGACCCTCGGGCCCATCTCAGAACTCGCTGGAGGCCAGTCAAGGTCTGACTTGTCCGAGCGGACCCATCGGCGTTTGAGCCAAGACTTTCCCTTCAGAGTCCTAATGCTGCATCTTTAATGTATTATTCCCATTTGTAGCCCACCTTTACTCAATTTGGGGTGAGGCACatggctctcttcccccccacacacacacttttgtccTTGGCTGCAACCTTGCAGAACCAGACAGGCTAAGAGAGATTGAATGGCTCACgttttctgcctcttcctccccGGTGACGTTACAAACACAATCTGCAGCGCTTTGCATCCGTGTGAAGCCTTCCCCAGggggattgcaaaaaaaaaagtgtgttccCCTGGCCACTTCCTCGCTAACCGTCCTGTTCCTTTTCTGTTTGTGGCAGAAGATCAAAGAAGAGGCCTCGTCTCCTCTCAAGAGTTCCAAGAGGCAACGAGAAAAGGCAGCTTCCGACACGGAGGAGCCGGACAGAATCAATGCCAAGAAAACCAAAACGCAGGTAGGTCCTCCTTCCTGGTAGGCTGCCAACAGCCGAGAGAAGACTGTGCGGGTCTCAGAGGGTTACTCGCCTTGGGTGACTTGCTGGCCATCTGTGAAGTgcatttctctcctcctcctcctcctcttcttcctcctaccccccccccccggcaggagATCAGCAGGCCCAATTCCCCGTCGGAGGGCGAAGGGGAAGGGGAGAGCTCTGACAGCCGCAGCGTGAACGACGAGGGCAGCAGCGACCCGAAGGATATCGACCAGGACAACCGGAGCACCTCGCCCAGCATCCCCAGCCCGCAGGACAACGAGAGCGACTCGGACTCCTCCGCCCAGCAGCCGGCCCTGCCCGCCCCACCCAACGGGCCCCCCGCCAGCCAGCCCCCGCCGCCCGCTCTCCCTGTGCCCGGCCAGCTGCCCCTGACGGCGGTCTCAGGCGCCCCCTCCTCGGGGCCGCCCCACATCTCGACGTCAGTGTCGCAGCCCCCCGGCCAGCCGCCGGCTCCGGTGCCCCCTCACTCCCACATCCAGCAAGCCCCTCCTCTTCACCCCCAGAGGCTGCCCTCGCCTCACCCGTCTCTGAGCGGGCCCCCAGGCCCGCCCCAGGGCCCCCCCGTGCCCCAGCCTCACCCGCAGCCTCCCCTCCACGGCCCCCTCCAGGCCCTCCCTCACAGCCTCCAGGCCCAGGCCCTCCTGCCGCACCCGGTGCCCGCTCAGCCTTTCTCCCTCGCCCCACaggcctcctcctcttcttcttcttcctcctcttcctcctcctcctcttctcagtCTCAGGTTTCCCTGTCCTCGCaggccccctcccacccccatgtGCCGCTCCAGGTGCCGCCCGCGCAGCCCGCCTTGCCCGCCCCATCCCCCTTGCAGCAGCCTCCGCGGGAGCAGCCTCTCCCTCCAGCCCCCATGTCCATGCCCCACATCAAGCCCCCTCCCACCACCCCGATTCCTCAGCTCCCCACCCCGCCCTCCCACAAGCACCTTTCAGGCCCCTCGCCGTTCTCCATGAACTCCAacctccctccgccccccgccTTGAAGCCCCTGAGCTCCCTCTCGACCCACCACCCACCCTCGGCGCACCCCCCTCCGCTGCAGCTCATGCCCCAGAGCCAGCCCCTCCAGCCCTCGCCCGTGCCACCCCCGGTCCTGACCCAAAGCCagggcctccctccctctgccggCCTCCACCCGGGACCTCCCGGGCAGGCCCCCTTTTCCCAGCATCCGTTTGTCCCCGGGGCCCCTGCTTCCATCACTCCTCCCTCGTGCCCGTCGTCGACGTCCACGCCGCCTTCCGTGCCTGGTGCCCCACCTCAGGCGgcagtctccacctcctcctcctccacctgcaGTGGGAACGTCCCTGTGGTGACGGCCTGCACGATGCCGCCCATCCAGATCAAGGAGGAGGCTCCCGATGAGGCTGAGGAACCGGAGAGCCCGCCTCCCCCGCCAAGGAGCCCGTCGCCAGAGCCCACAGTGGTGGACACGCCCAGCCATGCCAGCCAGTCCGCCAGGTGAGGAGGGCAGGTGTGAACAGAGCCAGTGTAGGCGtctggggtgggttttttttcctctgtgtgaCTCTTCCACTCCTCTGTCCCGGAAAGTAAAGGAGCCATCCTGGATCGGTGAGCTTGGCCACCAACCCTTTCTTCTCAGGAAGACACGGCATCCCTTGAATGGGCGTTGTGCCCTTCTAGTGGTCATTCGGGGGGAGGTTGTTTTGGTTTTAGATGTAGCTGTTTAGGGAAACCATTCACTTCAGAAGGTCTTAAAGGTTCTGCACCTCACCAGTTTATGCTgtgttcccctcctcctttttctggtTTTCAGGTTTTACAAGCACCTGGATCGTGGCTACAACTCCTGTGCACGGACAGACCTGTACTTCATGCCTCTGGCAGGTTCAAAGCTGGCCAAGAAGCGTGAGGAGGCCATCGAGAAGGCCAAGAGGGAGGCAGAGCAGAAGGCAAGAGAAGAGAGGGAgcgagaaaaagagaaagaaaaggagagggagagagagcgggagcgggagcgaGAAGCAGAAAGAGCAGCGGTAGGTTGGTCTGTCTTGACAAGCTGAAGGAGTCCCGAACGGAAACTGCCTTTGCACAGTGCctggttgtgttgtgttttttgtttgtttaaatttatatactgccccattagcgCATACACACTATTCTGGGTGCTTTACAGGCAgctaaaaccaatttaaaattaCTATCAACAATAAGTTAAAACAGAACTACTAACAAGTGTGTTTTCAATTGCCTCTCAGTGGAAGAAGGGAGGGCACTCGGCTTAGCTCCTTCGACAGCTGATTCTATAATGTTGGAAGGACCACACCGAAGGCCCTCCCTCTTGTAGatgatttctgggcctccctcggggtggctACACAGATGAGCCTAACCTGAGATGATCTTGTAGGTTGGGCAGATGCCAttggggaaagatgctccaaTAAGCAGCGTGGTTCCCAAAGCACGGGGAGCCGTTTCTTAAGATGCTTTGAGGGGTTCACTCAGCAGAATTGCCGGTTAATTTTGAGTCACTGTGAACATGGACCTTCATCACGGGAGGCAGGCTGGTTGGCGTCTGTTTCAGGGGGCCTCAAACCCCACACACCTCGCATGCAAGGCCTTTTACAGGCTTCCGCCTCGGACCCCATTCTTCAGGTTACGGCTTAACCTGCAAGTAGacatacagaaagaaaaatggtCATGAACGCTCTCCTGTCACGAGTGAAACTCAGCCTTGGTGATGGAGTAGCAGCAGCATCAGTCTCTTCTCCAATGGTTCATACTCCTTtgagaaccttctctgttgctgaggGCTTTGGATAGAGATGACTAGAACAGCAGGAGCTAGAGAGGCGCATTGCAGTCAGTTGTCCAGACTTCTGTTGTCCTTCAAGACCATTGTCAGGAAGAGCCAGTCTCTCTTTTACTGCCTGTTGACTTTTGGGGGGGATTTGCGTGGGTGTCAATGATTTGGAAGTTGCAGAAACAGCCACCTGGTTCCTGCAGTTCCCCTCCAGAGTACTGCCAAAGCACAGCTGCTGTTTAGCAGTGCAGATTTTTAAGGGCTACTGGCTTCTGAGCTCCTCACCTTTCCTTCATAGGTTCAGTACAGGACTAGACTAGGCTGCACACTTGTTTGCTTCAGGAAAGCTAGACTGAAGTAGTTTACCCCCAATTCTGAGAGGAGGAGAACCTCATGCCAAAAGGCCTTTGGCCAATGTTTGGTTTCACGCTAAGGGTCTCCCCTCTTTTGTGCTGCAGAAAGCGTCCAGTTCCTCCCATGAAGGACGTCTCGGGGAATCCCAGTTGAGCGGGCCAGCTCACATGAGGCCGTCGTTCGAGCCACCCCCCACCACCATAGCTGCCGTCCCTCCTTATATTGGGCCAGACACGCCAGCGCTACGGACTCTGAGCGAGTACGCCCGTCCGCACGTCATGTCCCCCACGAATCGCAACCACCCGTTCTTTGTGCCCCTCAACCCCACCGACCCACTCCTGGCCTACCACATGCCCAGCATCTACAACGTGGACCCCGCCATCCGGGAGCGGGAGCTTCGGGAGCGGGAGATCCGGGAGCGGGAGATTCGGGAGCGGGAACTCCGCGAGAGGATGAAGCCCGGGTTCGAGGTGAAGCCTCCGGAACTCGACGCGCTCCATCCGGCCACGAATCCCATGGAGCACTTTGCCCGCCACGGCGCCCTCACCCTCCCGCCCACAGCAGGCCCCCACCCTTTCGCTTCCTTCCACCCCGGGTTGAACCCCCTGGAGCGGGAGAGGCTCGCTCTGGCAGGCCCCCAGTTGCGGCCGGAGATGAGCTACCCGGACAGACTGGCTGCCGAGAGGATACACGCCGAGCGGATGGCCTCGCTGACCAATGACCCCTTGGCCAGGCTCCAGATGTTCAATGTGACGCCGCACCATCACCAACATTCACACATACACTCACATCTGCACCTCCACCAGCAGGACCCGTTGCATCAAGGTGAGTTGGGGCTCATCCTGTTTCTGTGGCTTTGCACCCACTTGGCCGGCTCTGCCCACAAGTTCTAAAGTGGCGGGACGGGCTCTCGACTCCGTAGGGCGAGGACGGTCCTGCGGgtgattttttaatatttgaattgtTGCCTTacgaagaggaagaaaaaaagagcttGTCGCGAAAGAGCTGAGCTAGACTGTTTTAGCTTTGGAGGAAAAAGTTAGCATCCTTTGTGCTTCCCTACTTGTAGTGGGACTGGAACTCCTCTCCTCATCCTGGAAGCCTTGGCCGTCCAGAAACCAAGCCTGTTTTCTGTGATCTTCCACTCTCTGTCACGGCTGTACTAGGCTAATGGTGTGTGCCTTTTGTGTGTTAAACGTGGGGTATTCCAGATTCTGTTGGACTACGTGACCCATAATCTCTGACCATGAAGCATGCTGGCTGCGGCTGACAGGAGCTGGAATCCTGCAATGCCTCTGGGTTCGCCGGCAGGCTTTCCCTATTTCCGTATTTTACCAGGATTGATGTGGGCCTGCAGGTCACACTTTCCTGTCCCTGTTCTAGATTGTGTGACAGAATGTCAGGCATAGTGTTTTCCAGCGTGTGGGCAGAAATAAAGGGAGGACCGAAGAGACAGAGAAGCAAGAGgggtgtctgaggaagtgggttttgatccatgaaaactcacactgaaataaatctgttaatctttaaagtgctgcagtttttttttcctttttatccttccccactgcacttaatttttttaaacaacattcTGGGAATAGatagtgtgtttgtgtttttggcaCCCTTTTCTGTGAGCAAGACTTGCTCCTTTAAGAGGAATAAACTAGTACGGATTAGACCATAAACTATATGTTGACATAGGGGATCGGAAAGCAAGGCACTGGGTTTGAGGTGGTTTTCaaatttttccttctcttttcggATTGACGAGGGTGGCGTTAATTGAGGCAGGGAGATAAGGGTGTGAGGGTGCGTGGGGCGTGGGCATGCAACCTTGCAAGGTCAGGAACAAAAGCCGGCTCTCCAGCACAGAATGTACTGTCCCTTTCATGGATCAAACTGCAGATGTACTTTTTGTGCAGGCAGCTAGAACAAAGCCAAGCCTGCATTTAAAAATAGACGGGCGTCTCTGCTTTTCTGGGTTAGGTATGGGATTGCAGTAGCTACCTGGGGAATACAGCTCTGTGTGACTCAGTGGAACTCAGTGATGCGGAGGCTTTAGGGAGAAATTATGCCAAGGGGGTAAGATAATAGCATTGTACAGACCTTGTGGGTATAAGATCTCAAGGTGGGCCTTGCGTTCTGCTTGGTTCTTTGCAGGTCCTCTATGGCTCCCATGTTCACGTGGGAGGAGGGTGTTGGGAAACTCTCCAGAGCCTCTGTGTGCTAttaaagggggcggggggggtgtCGCTCAGCTGTGGGTCATGTGGTGGGCATCCAAACTGTACCAGGTTGAATCCAGGGAATCTCCAGGAAGGGT includes the following:
- the RERE gene encoding arginine-glutamic acid dipeptide repeats protein isoform X1, which translates into the protein MTADKEKDKEKEKDRDRDRDRERDKREKAREGENSRPRRSCTLEGGAKNYAESDHSEDEDNDNNSATTEESTKKNKKKPPKKKSRYERTDNGEITSFITEDDVVYRPGDCVYIESRRPNTPYFICSIQDFKLSKRDHLLMNVKWYYRQSEVPDSVYQHLVQDRHNENDSGRELVITDPVIKNRELFISDYVDTYHAAALRGKCNISHFSDIFAAREFKARVDSFFYILGYNPETRRLNSTQGEIRVGPSHQAKLPELQPFPSGDGDTVTQHEELVWMPGVNDCDLLMYLRAARSMAAFAGMCDGGSTEDGCVAASRDDTTLNALNTLHETNYDAGKALQRLVKKPVPKLIEKCWTEDEVKRFIKGLRQYGKNFFRIRKELLPNKETGELITFYYYWKKTPEAASSRAHRRHRRQAVFRRIKTRTASTPVNTPSRPPSSEFLDLSSASEDDFDSEDSEQELKGYACRHCFTTTSKDWHHGGRENILLCTDCRIHFKKYGELPPIEKPVDPPPFMFKPVKEEEDGLSGKHSMRTRRSRGSQMSALRSGRKKQPTSPDGRASPINEDIRSSGRNSPSAASTSSNDSKADSVKKSSKKIKEEASSPLKSSKRQREKAASDTEEPDRINAKKTKTQEISRPNSPSEGEGEGESSDSRSVNDEGSSDPKDIDQDNRSTSPSIPSPQDNESDSDSSAQQPALPAPPNGPPASQPPPPALPVPGQLPLTAVSGAPSSGPPHISTSVSQPPGQPPAPVPPHSHIQQAPPLHPQRLPSPHPSLSGPPGPPQGPPVPQPHPQPPLHGPLQALPHSLQAQALLPHPVPAQPFSLAPQASSSSSSSSSSSSSSSQSQVSLSSQAPSHPHVPLQVPPAQPALPAPSPLQQPPREQPLPPAPMSMPHIKPPPTTPIPQLPTPPSHKHLSGPSPFSMNSNLPPPPALKPLSSLSTHHPPSAHPPPLQLMPQSQPLQPSPVPPPVLTQSQGLPPSAGLHPGPPGQAPFSQHPFVPGAPASITPPSCPSSTSTPPSVPGAPPQAAVSTSSSSTCSGNVPVVTACTMPPIQIKEEAPDEAEEPESPPPPPRSPSPEPTVVDTPSHASQSARFYKHLDRGYNSCARTDLYFMPLAGSKLAKKREEAIEKAKREAEQKAREEREREKEKEKEREREREREREAERAAKASSSSHEGRLGESQLSGPAHMRPSFEPPPTTIAAVPPYIGPDTPALRTLSEYARPHVMSPTNRNHPFFVPLNPTDPLLAYHMPSIYNVDPAIRERELREREIREREIRERELRERMKPGFEVKPPELDALHPATNPMEHFARHGALTLPPTAGPHPFASFHPGLNPLERERLALAGPQLRPEMSYPDRLAAERIHAERMASLTNDPLARLQMFNVTPHHHQHSHIHSHLHLHQQDPLHQGSAGPVHPLVDPLAAGPHLARFPYPPGTIPNPLLGQPPHEHEMLRHPVFASRFQQRVAQVPLGSPQGGRDGSNSPPPLVLLPSHWYSDLSGFCRCTPYPRDLPGAIPPPMSAAHQLQAMHAQSAELQRLAMEQQWLHGHPHMHGGHLPSQEDYYSRLKKEGDKQL
- the RERE gene encoding arginine-glutamic acid dipeptide repeats protein isoform X2, which gives rise to MTADKEKDKEKEKDRDRDRDRERDKREKAREGENSRPRRSCTLEGGAKNYAESDHSEDEDNDNNSATTEESTKKNKKKPPKKKSRYERTDNGEITSFITEDDVVYRPGDCVYIESRRPNTPYFICSIQDFKLSKRDHLLMNVKWYYRQSEVPDSVYQHLVQDRHNENDSGRELVITDPVIKNRELFISDYVDTYHAAALRGKCNISHFSDIFAAREFKARVDSFFYILGYNPETRRLNSTQGEIRVGPSHQAKLPELQPFPSGDGDTVTQHEELVWMPGVNDCDLLMYLRAARSMAAFAGMCDGGSTEDGCVAASRDDTTLNALNTLHETNYDAGKALQRLVKKPVPKLIEKCWTEDEVKRFIKGLRQYGKNFFRIRKELLPNKETGELITFYYYWKKTPEAASSRAHRRHRRQAVFRRIKTRTASTPVNTPSRPPSSEFLDLSSASEDDFDSEDSEQELKGYACRHCFTTTSKDWHHGGRENILLCTDCRIHFKKYGELPPIEKPVDPPPFMFKPVKEEEDGLSGKHSMRTRRSRGSMSALRSGRKKQPTSPDGRASPINEDIRSSGRNSPSAASTSSNDSKADSVKKSSKKIKEEASSPLKSSKRQREKAASDTEEPDRINAKKTKTQEISRPNSPSEGEGEGESSDSRSVNDEGSSDPKDIDQDNRSTSPSIPSPQDNESDSDSSAQQPALPAPPNGPPASQPPPPALPVPGQLPLTAVSGAPSSGPPHISTSVSQPPGQPPAPVPPHSHIQQAPPLHPQRLPSPHPSLSGPPGPPQGPPVPQPHPQPPLHGPLQALPHSLQAQALLPHPVPAQPFSLAPQASSSSSSSSSSSSSSSQSQVSLSSQAPSHPHVPLQVPPAQPALPAPSPLQQPPREQPLPPAPMSMPHIKPPPTTPIPQLPTPPSHKHLSGPSPFSMNSNLPPPPALKPLSSLSTHHPPSAHPPPLQLMPQSQPLQPSPVPPPVLTQSQGLPPSAGLHPGPPGQAPFSQHPFVPGAPASITPPSCPSSTSTPPSVPGAPPQAAVSTSSSSTCSGNVPVVTACTMPPIQIKEEAPDEAEEPESPPPPPRSPSPEPTVVDTPSHASQSARFYKHLDRGYNSCARTDLYFMPLAGSKLAKKREEAIEKAKREAEQKAREEREREKEKEKEREREREREREAERAAKASSSSHEGRLGESQLSGPAHMRPSFEPPPTTIAAVPPYIGPDTPALRTLSEYARPHVMSPTNRNHPFFVPLNPTDPLLAYHMPSIYNVDPAIRERELREREIREREIRERELRERMKPGFEVKPPELDALHPATNPMEHFARHGALTLPPTAGPHPFASFHPGLNPLERERLALAGPQLRPEMSYPDRLAAERIHAERMASLTNDPLARLQMFNVTPHHHQHSHIHSHLHLHQQDPLHQGSAGPVHPLVDPLAAGPHLARFPYPPGTIPNPLLGQPPHEHEMLRHPVFASRFQQRVAQVPLGSPQGGRDGSNSPPPLVLLPSHWYSDLSGFCRCTPYPRDLPGAIPPPMSAAHQLQAMHAQSAELQRLAMEQQWLHGHPHMHGGHLPSQEDYYSRLKKEGDKQL